One Candidatus Hinthialibacter antarcticus DNA window includes the following coding sequences:
- the hpnC gene encoding squalene synthase HpnC: MIPYAIMTAAHLSIESIGAFYRIPSKPSGPRWTLEESYEFCRNLTTSHYENFPVGSMMLPKAKRRFVYPIYAFARISDDFADEDQYEGKRLDFLDEWERRLSACVEGEADDPVFIALADALKQLDLPVQLFRDLLHAFKRDVTVKRYETLDDVNEMYCRYSANPVGRLILHLFDYRDEELHILSDHICTALQLANFWQDVAVDLKKDRIYIPIREIKAAGYSVDELFARVYDDRLEGIMRSLVKRTWDLFDQGYPLVERVAWPLSAELRFTWMGGVTILKGVVDNGFNVVENRPAHSKWDFMRLAARAALPIGGVRKRWHNTFTKL; this comes from the coding sequence GTGATACCATACGCCATCATGACGGCGGCGCATTTATCTATCGAATCCATCGGCGCGTTTTACCGCATCCCCAGCAAGCCTTCCGGCCCGCGGTGGACGCTGGAGGAGTCGTATGAATTTTGCCGCAACCTGACCACCTCGCATTACGAGAATTTCCCGGTCGGTTCGATGATGCTGCCCAAGGCCAAGCGGCGCTTTGTGTATCCGATTTACGCCTTCGCCCGCATTTCCGACGACTTTGCCGATGAAGACCAATACGAAGGCAAGCGGCTCGATTTTCTCGACGAGTGGGAGCGCCGCCTGTCGGCCTGCGTCGAAGGCGAGGCCGATGACCCAGTGTTTATCGCTCTGGCGGACGCGCTCAAACAACTCGATTTGCCCGTGCAATTGTTTCGCGATCTGTTGCACGCCTTCAAACGGGATGTCACCGTCAAGCGCTATGAAACGCTGGACGACGTCAACGAAATGTATTGCCGTTACTCAGCGAACCCGGTCGGTCGGTTGATCCTTCATTTGTTTGATTACCGCGATGAAGAATTGCACATTCTCTCTGACCACATCTGCACGGCCTTACAACTCGCCAATTTCTGGCAGGACGTTGCGGTCGATCTCAAGAAAGACCGCATCTATATTCCGATCCGGGAAATCAAAGCGGCAGGCTATAGCGTGGACGAATTGTTCGCGCGGGTGTACGATGATCGGCTGGAAGGAATCATGCGCAGTCTGGTCAAGCGCACCTGGGATTTATTCGACCAGGGGTATCCGTTAGTGGAGCGCGTCGCCTGGCCTCTATCGGCGGAACTGCGCTTTACCTGGATGGGAGGCGTGACCATTTTAAAAGGCGTGGTTGACAACGGCTTCAACGTCGTCGAAAACCGCCCCGCGCATTCGAAATGGGATTTCATGCGACTTGCCGCGCGGGCGGCGCTGCCTATCGGCGGCGTACGCAAACGTTGGCATAATACATTTACGAAATTATAA
- the hpnD gene encoding presqualene diphosphate synthase HpnD has protein sequence MGVAETVEEKTKQSKTNFYYSFLFLPEVKRRAMFTVYSFCRHTDDIVDEIEDKDEARRVLDDWRRQLDQCYEGDAKDPILIGLQEMNQHFHLPKEYFHLLIQGCEMDLVKKRYATFDELYQYCYHVASVVGLICIEIFGYRSEQAKEYAVNLGMALQLTNIMRDVGEDARNGRIYLPGEDLERFNYPEEKLMNETYSDEFIALMRHQQQRASAYYQKARSCYDRHDHPMLFPAEIMGKIYHSLLVRIVAADFNVYQQRIRVSNSRKMTIALREWLGARVQGAFQWS, from the coding sequence TTGGGCGTCGCTGAAACAGTCGAAGAAAAGACAAAACAGAGCAAGACCAATTTTTATTATTCCTTCCTGTTCTTGCCGGAAGTGAAACGCCGCGCCATGTTCACGGTGTATTCGTTCTGTCGCCATACCGACGACATCGTCGATGAAATCGAAGACAAAGACGAAGCCCGCCGCGTGTTAGACGACTGGCGCCGTCAACTCGACCAGTGTTATGAAGGCGACGCCAAAGACCCCATCCTGATTGGGCTGCAAGAAATGAATCAGCACTTTCATTTACCCAAAGAGTATTTTCATTTGCTCATCCAAGGGTGCGAGATGGACCTGGTCAAGAAACGCTATGCGACCTTCGATGAGTTGTATCAATATTGCTATCATGTCGCCTCGGTGGTCGGGCTAATTTGCATCGAAATATTCGGCTATCGCAGCGAACAAGCCAAAGAATACGCCGTGAATTTAGGCATGGCCCTACAACTGACCAACATCATGCGTGATGTGGGAGAAGATGCGCGCAATGGCCGCATCTATCTACCGGGAGAAGACCTGGAGCGGTTCAACTATCCAGAAGAAAAATTGATGAACGAAACCTATTCTGACGAATTTATTGCGTTGATGCGACATCAGCAACAACGCGCTTCGGCGTATTACCAAAAAGCGCGTAGTTGTTATGACCGTCACGATCATCCCATGCTGTTTCCCGCAGAAATCATGGGCAAAATTTATCATTCATTGCTTGTCCGTATTGTCGCCGCTGATTTCAACGTGTATCAGCAGCGCATTCGCGTTTCCAACTCGCGCAAGATGACGATTGCGCTGCGCGAATGGTTGGGCGCGCGCGTCCAGGGTGCATTTCAATGGTCGTAA